Proteins from one Pelorhabdus rhamnosifermentans genomic window:
- a CDS encoding glycosyltransferase family 9 protein → MNNPKNILVYSLVNIGDVLLTTSAIALVRKAYPEARITAMVRPDSAPLMENNPIIDEVYIYKYRSKERSISSMLAEIKKIKNKHFDLCFAFDGKTRSCLLTFLAGIPIRIGGQKIFDDKFSWSTLTFTQTIPIDHDLAVTPQAYTFQAIVKGYTGQTEVEKPVIARITDANRKVARELLAALPKKKYSIALCVKGTFELKNWPKQYFAELVEKLSNRYDANFYIIGAPGDREYVDSVIQLCSVPIQNFCGKTGLIDLAALFEESDLLVTVDTGAMHIAATTPVPIVAMYGCYPPPRWKPLTDKVTTYHLGLPCCPCHIAEKDCLTKDCLTGISVDEVFKGACQWLDRNESL, encoded by the coding sequence TTGAATAACCCTAAAAATATTTTAGTCTATTCTCTCGTCAATATTGGGGATGTCCTTTTGACTACTAGCGCGATTGCTTTAGTCCGCAAAGCCTATCCAGAGGCCCGTATTACTGCTATGGTTCGGCCGGATTCAGCACCGCTTATGGAAAATAATCCGATTATTGATGAAGTATACATTTATAAATATCGTTCTAAAGAACGTTCAATTTCATCGATGCTTGCTGAGATTAAAAAGATAAAAAATAAACATTTTGATTTATGCTTTGCCTTTGATGGAAAAACTCGTTCTTGTTTACTTACATTTTTAGCGGGTATTCCTATTCGTATTGGCGGGCAAAAAATATTTGATGATAAGTTTAGTTGGTCCACACTTACCTTTACTCAGACGATCCCGATTGACCATGATTTGGCCGTTACGCCTCAAGCCTATACTTTTCAGGCAATTGTTAAAGGCTATACAGGACAGACAGAGGTAGAGAAACCTGTGATTGCTCGAATTACAGACGCAAATAGGAAGGTTGCCAGAGAATTATTAGCCGCTCTTCCAAAGAAAAAATATTCCATTGCACTCTGTGTAAAAGGAACATTTGAACTGAAAAATTGGCCAAAGCAGTATTTCGCAGAATTAGTGGAAAAGTTGAGCAACAGATATGACGCCAATTTTTATATTATTGGTGCGCCAGGGGATAGAGAATATGTCGATTCAGTGATTCAACTTTGTTCGGTACCCATTCAGAATTTTTGCGGTAAAACAGGATTAATTGATTTGGCAGCATTATTTGAGGAATCTGATTTGCTTGTTACAGTAGACACTGGGGCTATGCATATTGCTGCCACCACGCCTGTCCCCATTGTAGCGATGTATGGCTGTTACCCGCCTCCTCGCTGGAAACCGTTGACTGATAAAGTAACTACTTATCATTTAGGACTGCCATGCTGCCCTTGTCATATTGCCGAAAAGGATTGTCTTACTAAAGATTGCTTAACTGGAATCTCTGTGGATGAAGTTTTTAAGGGAGCATGCCAATGGCTAGATCGAAACGAATCCTTGTAA
- the waaF gene encoding lipopolysaccharide heptosyltransferase II: MARSKRILVTNRAGIGDVILSTSVLRGLKEKFPDSHLALLVGTNVFDLMVGLPFIDEVITYERDQDSLFRIVKQVWRYDVAICLDFTYRSALLAFLAAIPVRAGLRHKRGIFLTHATERDPKQEEIYEPYNFANIIKRTTGIELTGDLTKLEVGAATVQDRQKVDTLFTQAGIKEKMPVIAIVPFSSANAKNWPLEAIQQLIVQLKAEHDYTVVLLGAHNERDQAAVLQGAENWLGLTTLTEMAEILRRCQLFIGHCSGPIHLAAAVGVPIVALYGATSSLHWAPKNHTAVVEHPMSCTPCDATGFQCSHKQCMKSITVEEVLKACEKFGVLHEVQGGI; this comes from the coding sequence ATGGCTAGATCGAAACGAATCCTTGTAACCAATCGTGCCGGTATTGGTGATGTTATTTTGTCGACATCAGTCCTACGGGGGTTAAAGGAAAAATTTCCTGACAGTCATCTCGCGCTGCTTGTGGGTACAAATGTTTTTGACTTGATGGTGGGGTTACCTTTTATTGATGAGGTAATTACGTATGAAAGAGATCAAGATAGTTTATTTCGCATTGTAAAGCAGGTTTGGCGCTACGATGTAGCTATTTGTCTGGATTTTACCTATCGTAGTGCGCTGCTCGCTTTCTTGGCAGCTATTCCGGTGCGTGCTGGATTGCGGCATAAAAGAGGGATATTTTTGACTCATGCTACGGAGCGGGATCCTAAGCAGGAAGAGATCTATGAACCTTATAATTTTGCCAATATTATTAAGCGAACTACAGGCATCGAACTTACAGGTGACTTGACAAAGCTTGAAGTAGGGGCGGCTACGGTTCAGGATCGTCAGAAAGTTGATACGTTATTTACTCAAGCAGGTATTAAGGAAAAAATGCCCGTTATTGCCATTGTTCCATTTAGTTCGGCCAATGCTAAGAATTGGCCCCTTGAGGCGATTCAGCAATTGATTGTTCAGTTAAAGGCTGAACATGATTATACGGTGGTGCTGCTTGGTGCACATAATGAACGAGATCAGGCGGCTGTTTTGCAAGGTGCCGAGAATTGGCTGGGTTTGACCACCCTAACTGAAATGGCCGAGATTTTAAGGCGGTGTCAACTATTTATTGGTCATTGCAGTGGGCCTATTCATCTGGCTGCTGCCGTAGGAGTGCCAATTGTAGCTTTATATGGGGCTACCTCTTCCCTGCATTGGGCTCCAAAGAATCATACGGCGGTTGTGGAGCATCCAATGTCGTGTACTCCCTGTGATGCCACGGGTTTTCAGTGCAGCCATAAACAGTGTATGAAGAGTATTACTGTAGAGGAAGTTCTGAAGGCGTGTGAAAAATTTGGAGTACTGCATGAGGTGCAAGGAGGTATTTGA
- a CDS encoding glycosyltransferase family 8 protein: protein MQNILKEAIVDKKVFRYSKANNDSINSVHIAFGVDAGYVLGMGTAMTSIVVNNPNMEFIFHVFVSSIDTDDLNRLEHLAEQYQLTMNLYYVNNCVFNQMPTFGYYSPAIYNRLLIAEALRNTAEKVLYLDADIICLGNIKEFIETDLSDHIIAVVHDIESTSMKQIKSLQLKQARYFNSGVIYLNIKKWNEHDVSSQAMALIQQHYSEFSCPDQDALNILLAEHTLYVDRKWNVIYDLTGKYEELPAGTVFLHYTARLKPWCKWCVHPVKSYFIQYYEQSPWARISLPDPSSSTEMRLCARLLARERRYSDAIFWYCRYLITKMKNKL from the coding sequence TTGCAAAATATTTTAAAAGAAGCTATTGTCGATAAAAAGGTTTTCAGATATTCAAAAGCAAATAATGATTCCATTAATTCGGTCCACATTGCTTTTGGAGTGGATGCTGGATATGTCCTCGGTATGGGAACAGCCATGACTTCCATTGTAGTTAACAATCCGAATATGGAGTTTATTTTTCATGTATTTGTTAGTTCAATTGATACTGATGATTTAAATCGATTAGAACACTTAGCGGAACAATATCAGTTGACGATGAATCTGTATTATGTAAATAATTGCGTTTTTAATCAAATGCCTACTTTTGGATATTATTCTCCTGCTATTTATAATCGTTTATTAATTGCAGAAGCCTTGCGTAATACTGCAGAAAAAGTTCTCTATCTTGATGCGGACATTATTTGTTTAGGTAATATCAAAGAATTTATTGAAACTGATCTGAGTGATCATATTATTGCTGTGGTTCACGATATAGAAAGTACTAGTATGAAACAAATTAAAAGCTTACAGTTAAAACAAGCTCGGTACTTTAATTCTGGTGTTATTTATCTCAACATAAAAAAGTGGAATGAGCATGATGTATCATCTCAAGCAATGGCGCTTATTCAGCAACATTATAGCGAGTTTAGCTGTCCGGATCAAGATGCACTGAACATACTTTTGGCAGAACATACGCTCTATGTTGATAGAAAATGGAATGTGATCTATGATTTAACAGGGAAATACGAAGAGCTACCTGCTGGTACTGTTTTTCTTCACTATACGGCTCGATTAAAGCCATGGTGCAAATGGTGTGTGCATCCGGTAAAGTCCTATTTTATTCAATATTATGAACAATCTCCCTGGGCTAGAATTTCTTTGCCTGATCCAAGTAGTTCTACAGAAATGAGACTTTGTGCCCGATTGCTGGCGCGTGAGCGGAGATATTCCGATGCGATATTTTGGTATTGTCGCTATCTGATTACGAAAATGAAAAACAAACTGTGA
- a CDS encoding glycosyltransferase family 4 protein: protein MKIFLDGVSLINKDLGGVGYYCYNLIKHLQQVDRENNYTVIYNKSKLKTLGLIKAPEKKVSYPYRNILRILGPHFLYHVPLECFTGNFDIYHGTGYVFLPTRKAKKVITVHDLVSKHFPEILTPSNLYFQEKQVPYYANKADRIIAVSQSTKNDLVNFLQINPNKIDVTYLAADKIYQPLDMEDPNFTVIRKKYSLPEKFILHIGTLNERKNIPTTLQSFYRLCIKGCEHDLVLVGGKGNAYDDVMAMITKLRLENRVKYIGYTDIADLPYLYNLADLFLHVSKLEGFGLPVLEAMQCGTPVLVSNGSSLPEIVQEAGIMANPLDVDDIEKKMEIILQDEQLRRELSLKGIRQAEKFSWEKMARETIETYQKTLAV from the coding sequence ATGAAGATATTTTTAGATGGCGTTTCTTTAATTAACAAAGATTTGGGAGGGGTAGGTTATTATTGTTACAATTTAATTAAGCATTTGCAGCAAGTGGATCGAGAAAATAACTATACTGTTATTTATAACAAATCGAAGCTAAAAACATTAGGCCTTATTAAGGCCCCAGAAAAAAAAGTATCTTATCCATATCGAAACATTTTGCGCATATTAGGACCACATTTTTTGTATCATGTACCACTTGAATGTTTTACAGGCAACTTTGATATTTATCATGGTACTGGTTATGTTTTTTTACCAACGCGCAAAGCGAAAAAAGTTATTACTGTTCACGATTTGGTTTCAAAGCATTTTCCAGAAATACTGACACCAAGTAATTTATATTTTCAAGAAAAGCAAGTTCCTTATTATGCCAATAAGGCTGATAGAATTATTGCAGTGTCACAAAGCACCAAAAATGATCTTGTGAATTTTTTGCAGATTAATCCCAATAAAATCGATGTTACTTATTTAGCAGCTGATAAAATTTATCAACCACTGGATATGGAAGACCCAAATTTTACAGTTATCCGAAAAAAATATTCGCTTCCCGAGAAATTTATTTTGCATATTGGAACACTTAATGAAAGAAAAAATATTCCAACTACATTACAATCTTTCTATCGATTATGCATCAAGGGCTGCGAACATGATCTGGTGTTAGTCGGCGGTAAGGGTAATGCCTATGATGATGTAATGGCGATGATTACAAAACTAAGACTGGAAAACAGGGTAAAGTATATTGGCTATACCGATATAGCAGATTTACCTTATTTATATAATTTAGCAGATTTATTTTTACATGTGTCAAAATTAGAAGGATTTGGACTTCCTGTATTAGAAGCAATGCAATGCGGTACACCCGTATTAGTTTCAAATGGGTCATCTTTACCGGAAATTGTCCAAGAAGCGGGCATAATGGCAAACCCGCTGGATGTTGATGATATTGAAAAGAAAATGGAAATAATTCTTCAAGATGAACAGTTGCGAAGGGAACTGTCTCTAAAGGGAATCAGGCAAGCTGAGAAATTCAGTTGGGAGAAAATGGCCCGTGAAACAATTGAGACTTATCAAAAGACATTGGCAGTGTGA
- a CDS encoding glycosyltransferase family 2 protein — protein sequence MMNNSVMVSVIIVTFNGLDHLKECLPPLQMQTYPKDKFEVIVVDNGSSDGTIQYLKENYSNIVVIENRNNEGFAKPNNQAANVAKGKFLALLNNDMVVKEDWIEQLLATQTRTGAEGVAGMILNRDKSIEYSEGKIDCYGYSYHFHDRVAEEKEVFYACGGSLLINRNIYLSVGGLDEDFYLYYEDTDLCWRLWLLGYRVVFSPKAQSIHKHSATAGTFSRLQIDLYAERNHLCMLYKNYDEHHVYKFLFGAIMLRFLKIMEILRIDNLSEEKIILKPLSFTERVKKLITYSKIIVRLLRKMDRLVTQILTIASFLYLFPVMRKKRQELQMQRKRTDVEIMEKFHVNSSYFIRSQYKVLDKYIESWRTQG from the coding sequence ATGATGAATAACTCCGTAATGGTGAGCGTCATTATTGTTACTTTTAACGGTTTAGATCATTTAAAAGAATGTCTGCCCCCTTTACAGATGCAGACATATCCAAAAGATAAATTTGAGGTAATAGTGGTAGATAATGGTTCGAGCGATGGCACAATCCAATATTTAAAAGAAAATTATTCCAACATCGTCGTGATTGAAAATCGAAACAATGAGGGTTTTGCCAAACCTAACAACCAGGCCGCTAATGTGGCTAAAGGGAAATTTTTAGCACTGCTTAATAATGATATGGTCGTGAAAGAGGATTGGATTGAGCAACTACTTGCAACGCAAACTCGTACAGGAGCAGAAGGTGTTGCAGGTATGATACTAAATCGGGACAAAAGTATCGAATATTCTGAAGGAAAAATTGATTGTTATGGCTATAGCTATCATTTTCATGATAGAGTAGCAGAAGAGAAAGAAGTTTTTTATGCTTGTGGGGGATCGCTGCTTATCAATAGGAATATTTATCTTTCGGTCGGCGGACTTGATGAAGATTTTTATCTTTATTACGAAGATACCGACTTATGTTGGCGGTTGTGGCTTTTAGGTTATCGCGTTGTGTTTTCTCCGAAGGCACAAAGCATTCATAAGCACAGTGCAACGGCAGGGACCTTTTCTAGATTGCAAATTGATCTCTATGCTGAACGGAATCATCTATGTATGCTATACAAAAATTATGACGAGCATCATGTGTATAAATTTTTATTTGGCGCAATTATGCTGAGATTTTTAAAAATCATGGAGATATTACGCATCGATAATTTATCTGAAGAGAAGATTATTTTGAAACCCTTATCATTCACTGAGCGAGTGAAAAAATTGATAACCTATTCGAAAATTATTGTTCGCCTATTGCGCAAAATGGATCGATTGGTCACGCAGATTTTAACGATCGCCAGTTTTCTATATCTTTTTCCTGTCATGCGAAAAAAACGTCAGGAACTTCAGATGCAGCGTAAACGGACGGATGTAGAAATCATGGAAAAATTTCATGTAAATTCTAGTTATTTTATCCGATCCCAGTATAAAGTATTGGATAAATATATAGAAAGTTGGAGAACACAAGGATAG
- a CDS encoding glycosyltransferase family 2 protein: MSNPAISVIVHTLNEEKNIRTCLECLKWADEIVIIDMYSDDDTVQISLEYTDKIFMHERMRYVEPARKYGLNQAKNEWVLVVDADELVPVELRDVLLKIATENRYDAVSIPRRNYFFGHYMLQTGWNALQDRQLRFFKKQYMHYTSHIHSSVQLSPQAKVYDIKDEKCSFIHFNYIDVEQFIDKLNRYTTIEAENGWDNRDEFSKGRVYRHIFREFKNRFIRDKGYKDGFQGFLLALLMCTYRASAGFKRYFMEEYNTKNVSEEIIMQYNELAKLEIKKYSK, translated from the coding sequence ATGAGTAATCCTGCTATATCAGTAATTGTGCATACGCTTAATGAAGAAAAGAATATCAGAACTTGTCTGGAATGTTTGAAATGGGCTGATGAGATTGTCATTATTGACATGTACAGCGATGATGATACCGTACAAATTTCTCTTGAATACACCGATAAAATATTTATGCATGAGAGGATGCGTTATGTAGAGCCGGCACGAAAATATGGCTTAAATCAGGCAAAAAACGAATGGGTTTTAGTCGTTGATGCTGATGAACTAGTACCTGTAGAGTTAAGGGATGTACTATTAAAGATAGCTACGGAAAATAGGTATGATGCTGTTTCGATTCCACGGCGAAACTATTTTTTTGGCCATTATATGCTGCAGACAGGATGGAACGCGTTACAAGATCGGCAACTCCGTTTTTTTAAAAAACAATATATGCATTATACAAGTCATATTCATTCTTCTGTTCAGCTTAGTCCACAGGCAAAGGTTTATGATATCAAGGATGAGAAATGTTCGTTTATTCACTTTAATTATATAGATGTGGAACAATTTATCGATAAACTTAATCGATATACAACGATTGAGGCGGAAAATGGCTGGGATAATCGGGATGAATTTTCAAAAGGACGTGTGTATCGGCATATTTTTCGTGAATTTAAAAATCGATTTATCAGAGATAAGGGATATAAAGATGGATTTCAGGGATTCTTATTAGCTCTCTTGATGTGTACTTATCGGGCATCGGCTGGATTCAAACGGTACTTTATGGAAGAATATAACACGAAAAATGTTTCGGAAGAAATAATAATGCAGTATAATGAATTAGCTAAATTAGAAATAAAAAAATACTCTAAATGA
- a CDS encoding O-antigen ligase family protein, producing MKILPITIMQYEPVFRKILWVLEILCMVYVLHPINAIAPITGAFVLTFLILFRPKLELTPLFYGVSFLVFWLLVSAVANYNLFFNKTVSRWLWIFEYYLSFVGCLILLRTKEDFIKLLQCFTGMTLVFGFFGYLELLFTPKLDWLFHLFRADNLHAYFQEFIRVTSTQAWTNVAFAGTIFDLGAFLCLAVALNLFKADRYYSGIFWLGLAVCESVLVFYTFERQPLVLLIFGFIGELIYWTIMNGSKWKIALFTCFLVGTILTGVLSFTPAGNSFKRLQSTVIYHDQTAESIKQDPSSYGRLRLTYMGWVIMLDHPLFGIGLHNFQYIVQNTKKYSDIYPEALPGHYDSKVSSSHNVLTHAGSDAGIPAMIAVTFITFWSGSLLIKYFQVIRATSILSDAAIGVMGMAILVILIVPFDYSLINKAEGMAFFLIWAFLTSFEKIIVEALSKEAIFNE from the coding sequence ATGAAAATATTACCTATAACAATTATGCAGTACGAACCTGTTTTCAGAAAGATATTATGGGTATTAGAAATTTTGTGCATGGTTTATGTATTGCACCCAATCAATGCTATTGCTCCTATTACAGGGGCATTTGTTTTGACTTTCCTTATATTATTTCGTCCAAAATTAGAATTGACACCACTTTTTTATGGCGTTAGTTTTTTAGTTTTTTGGTTGCTGGTTTCAGCAGTGGCCAATTATAATTTGTTTTTCAATAAGACAGTTAGCAGATGGTTATGGATATTCGAATATTATCTTAGCTTTGTAGGCTGCTTAATATTGTTGCGCACAAAAGAAGATTTTATAAAATTGCTTCAATGTTTTACTGGTATGACATTGGTATTTGGTTTTTTTGGTTATTTGGAGTTGCTGTTTACGCCAAAATTGGACTGGTTGTTTCACTTATTTAGGGCAGATAATTTGCATGCATATTTTCAAGAATTTATCAGGGTAACATCTACACAAGCTTGGACAAATGTAGCTTTTGCCGGAACAATATTCGATCTGGGTGCTTTTTTGTGTTTGGCGGTTGCATTGAATTTATTTAAAGCAGACAGATATTACTCGGGGATTTTTTGGTTAGGATTAGCTGTTTGTGAATCAGTTTTGGTATTTTATACATTTGAACGACAGCCATTGGTTTTGCTTATTTTTGGATTTATAGGAGAGCTAATATATTGGACTATTATGAATGGTTCAAAATGGAAAATAGCGTTATTTACATGTTTTCTAGTTGGGACAATATTAACTGGAGTTCTCAGTTTTACGCCTGCGGGGAATTCTTTTAAGAGGCTTCAGTCGACTGTTATTTATCACGATCAAACAGCAGAATCTATCAAGCAAGATCCTAGTTCATATGGAAGGTTGAGGCTAACTTATATGGGATGGGTAATTATGCTTGATCATCCCTTGTTTGGCATTGGACTACACAATTTCCAATATATTGTACAAAATACTAAAAAATATAGTGATATCTATCCGGAAGCATTACCAGGCCATTATGATTCAAAGGTTAGCTCCTCTCATAATGTACTTACTCATGCTGGTTCGGATGCCGGTATTCCAGCAATGATTGCCGTCACGTTTATTACCTTCTGGAGTGGCTCTTTATTAATCAAATATTTTCAGGTTATTCGTGCAACTAGTATTTTAAGTGATGCGGCAATTGGAGTAATGGGGATGGCAATATTAGTGATATTGATAGTTCCATTTGATTATTCGCTGATTAATAAGGCGGAAGGAATGGCATTTTTTCTGATATGGGCGTTTCTAACATCATTCGAGAAAATTATTGTTGAAGCTTTATCGAAGGAAGCGATTTTCAATGAATAA
- the waaF gene encoding lipopolysaccharide heptosyltransferase II: MNKILVVNLMYIGDLLFATPFLRSLRQHYPEVQISLLVDEKNADVVRFNPNISEIIFIDKKGYHGKIQNFSRLIGNLRRRNYDLVINLHRNERSSALAAFSGGKRIIGFSKPGFSLFFDKVVEERKDIHQAQAYLEILKSVDIPIVDCGLEMWVDEKSTQAAAAMWQQAFRQADGSYPVIGLNTGGSWPTKRWTADGFAQLADQLLDKGYGVCFFGGSMDRQDVDVILQKVERVASPRIAIFTGKTTLLEMAALVKKCAVVVTGDSGPMHIAVSQRVPVITLFGPSDPVRYAPYQQQDAVILSARDCLRCGLHECQGHECMKEIGVDEVLKKISEKLTKNH; encoded by the coding sequence ATGAATAAAATTCTAGTCGTCAATCTTATGTACATCGGCGACCTCTTATTTGCTACGCCATTCCTCCGGAGCTTGCGGCAGCATTATCCTGAAGTTCAAATTTCCTTACTTGTAGATGAAAAAAATGCTGATGTCGTACGTTTTAATCCGAATATATCAGAGATCATCTTTATCGATAAGAAGGGGTATCATGGAAAAATTCAAAACTTCAGTCGCTTGATCGGTAATTTGCGCAGAAGGAACTATGATTTGGTCATTAATCTGCACCGCAATGAACGATCTTCGGCTTTGGCGGCTTTTAGTGGAGGAAAGCGAATTATCGGGTTTTCTAAGCCGGGGTTTAGCCTGTTTTTTGATAAGGTTGTTGAAGAAAGAAAAGATATCCATCAGGCTCAGGCTTATCTGGAAATTTTGAAGTCAGTAGATATTCCAATCGTTGACTGTGGGCTAGAGATGTGGGTCGATGAAAAATCCACTCAAGCGGCGGCAGCTATGTGGCAGCAGGCATTTCGGCAGGCAGATGGCAGTTATCCTGTGATTGGCCTTAATACAGGTGGAAGCTGGCCGACAAAAAGATGGACGGCGGATGGTTTTGCGCAGTTGGCGGATCAATTGCTTGATAAAGGATACGGTGTTTGTTTTTTCGGCGGTTCCATGGATCGACAAGATGTCGATGTAATTCTTCAAAAAGTGGAACGTGTTGCTTCACCTAGAATTGCTATTTTTACGGGCAAGACGACTTTGCTAGAAATGGCTGCACTTGTAAAGAAATGTGCAGTTGTTGTTACTGGTGACTCGGGTCCAATGCATATTGCTGTTTCCCAACGGGTACCTGTGATTACACTTTTTGGTCCATCAGATCCTGTGCGTTATGCACCCTATCAGCAGCAGGACGCTGTTATTCTATCTGCAAGGGATTGTCTGCGGTGTGGATTGCATGAGTGTCAAGGACATGAGTGTATGAAAGAAATTGGTGTAGATGAAGTATTAAAGAAAATAAGTGAAAAGCTGACCAAAAACCATTGA
- the rfbB gene encoding dTDP-glucose 4,6-dehydratase: protein MNTILVTGGAGFIGSNFIHVLLETCQDVQIINLDKLTYAGNLDSLRDIEHDPRYTFVQGDICDEALVRQLLADDHPDAIVHFAAESHVDRSIDGPSEFIQTNIHGTFNLLESVRHYWGELDTIHKKQFRFIHISTDEVYGSLGKTGFFMEETPYAPNSPYSASKASSDLLVRSYFHTYGLPAIITNCSNNYGPYHFPEKLIPLMILNALEGKSLPVYGNGQNVRDWLYVEDHCRAILKVLEKGRLGEKYNIGGHNEKTNLDIVHTLCDILDDKRPRSDGKSYREQITFVKDRPGHDLRYAIDASKMQRELGWVPEETFETGIVKTVEWYLSHAEWCKRVTDGTYQRERLGIGE, encoded by the coding sequence TTGAATACTATTTTAGTTACCGGCGGTGCCGGTTTCATTGGTAGCAATTTTATTCATGTGTTGCTAGAAACATGTCAAGATGTTCAGATTATCAACCTGGATAAGTTGACCTATGCGGGAAACTTGGATTCCTTACGTGATATTGAACATGATCCGCGTTATACTTTTGTTCAGGGCGATATTTGCGATGAGGCATTAGTTCGGCAGTTGCTTGCAGATGATCACCCCGATGCCATTGTTCATTTTGCGGCCGAGTCCCATGTGGATCGTTCCATTGACGGGCCTAGCGAATTTATTCAAACAAATATCCATGGTACCTTTAATCTGTTGGAATCTGTGCGACATTATTGGGGGGAATTGGATACTATCCATAAGAAGCAGTTCCGGTTTATTCATATTTCGACAGATGAAGTCTATGGTTCGCTAGGTAAAACAGGCTTTTTTATGGAAGAGACACCTTATGCACCCAATTCACCTTACTCGGCTTCCAAGGCATCCTCAGATCTTTTAGTACGGTCTTATTTTCACACTTATGGCTTGCCTGCCATTATCACGAACTGTTCCAATAACTATGGGCCTTATCATTTTCCTGAGAAGCTGATTCCGTTAATGATCTTAAATGCTTTGGAGGGAAAAAGTTTGCCCGTTTATGGTAATGGACAAAATGTTCGCGACTGGCTGTACGTAGAAGACCATTGCCGAGCGATTTTAAAGGTGCTAGAGAAAGGTCGACTTGGTGAGAAGTATAACATTGGCGGTCATAATGAAAAGACAAATCTTGATATTGTGCATACATTGTGTGATATTTTGGATGATAAGCGTCCACGTTCCGATGGCAAGTCTTATCGGGAACAAATTACTTTTGTCAAAGACCGTCCTGGGCATGATTTGCGTTATGCGATTGATGCGTCAAAAATGCAGCGGGAATTAGGCTGGGTTCCTGAAGAAACTTTTGAAACAGGAATCGTCAAAACTGTAGAATGGTATCTGAGTCATGCTGAATGGTGCAAACGTGTAACAGACGGTACTTACCAGCGCGAACGACTTGGGATAGGAGAGTGA